The Coffea arabica cultivar ET-39 chromosome 3c, Coffea Arabica ET-39 HiFi, whole genome shotgun sequence genome contains a region encoding:
- the LOC113735021 gene encoding probable disease resistance protein At1g61300 isoform X3 codes for MSVPPPVGQAVAAAHDDAKGFILYAKHARRHVIDLPHNFEILNNRVVSLCSSWKVLNDDINRQSVTRQKNDNYEACLKEKDRILKHYQERIVNRYKKLVGLESGANGEAGNQIPVGELSAASKRWNNKFYIRTFYRLARLDKNVRKFMTEVTELEIKITLEHVTSRVNPEIVLRQSAKELTHAPSHQAVLDSLVVCLCDADCKRIIIHGEPQVGKTNILRNLNNRLVQCPPGLELDCVIWVTFPTRLSEPEDITTDIQDKILQRLDLAGQNSGSGKKEAISRALCEKSYLLLFDGFSPSIELEDIGISEEHEHGKVIIEAKDPYLLKNFKCHKKIELEKLSPQDSRILFDKIIADEKLCEENRDLGDMIVEELGGLPGVIISIARSLKCEQEDCWEGLNQRLKADVNVIDLPELGGVKLAFHIAYDNLKENDRKCVLYAALFPKVFPIPIDILVECWKAEGFLWCPGSSFAAARSEGRTVLNELTMHHLLQKCSKRHAKMPINCRRVALETPFPGEERETSFVKSGVPGHLEEAEWKKARRVSLMQSKSVKLPVNPESKRMSTLFLLLNPELEIIQDSFFRNMKTLRVLALNSLGMKLLPTCLSSLTALQSLYLNNCGKLQQLPPGIRKLKKLEVLDIRGTLIRCLPEEIRSLVNLICLRFSLGPGACNPSPDRDSLERQTSETFSTAKHLNKLEELTIVLEINNGSIDHFVNRIKAGFSKFENVTQFENVNNRIELLLQRQYQPPRGGDVNFSNSTVPVTHGHDATAGIEWPRSDNEVSDCHICIPGRCC; via the coding sequence ATGTCAGTTCCGCCGCCAGTTGGGCAAGCCGTTGCAGCTGCACACGATGATGCTAAAGGCTTCATTCTGTACGCAAAGCACGCAAGAAGGCATGTCATAGATTTACCCCACAATTTTGAAATTCTAAATAATCGAGTGGTTAGTCTCTGTTCAAGTTGGAAGGTGCTCAATGACGATATAAATCGTCAATCGGTGACCAGACAGAAAAACGATAATTACGAAGCTTGTCTTAAAGAGAAAGATCGGATATTGAAACATTACCAAGAGAGAATCGTCAACCGATACAAAAAGCTAGTTGGACTTGAGTCAGGTGCAAACGGAGAAGCTGGAAACCAAATCCCGGTTGGTGAATTGTCAGCCGCTTCCAAACGTTGGAACAACAAATTCTATATCCGAACATTCTACAGACTTGCAAGGCTGGACAAAAACGTTCGCAAGTTTATGACTGAAGTCACTGAACTCGAAATTAAGATTACACTTGAGCATGTTACTAGTCGGGTAAATCCAGAAATTGTTCTAAGACAGAGTGCTAAAGAACTAACTCATGCGCCTTCACATCAAGCGGTCCTTGATAGCCTGGTGGTTTGTTTATGTGACGCAGACTGCAAAAGGATTATCATCCACGGAGAACCACAAGTTGGAAAAACAAATATTTTGAGAAACTTAAATAACCGGTTGGTTCAATGCCCTCCCGGCCTGGAATTGGACTGCGTCATTTGGGTGACCTTTCCGACTCGTCTGTCCGAGCCAGAGGACATCACCACTGACATACAAGACAAAATTCTTCAGCGTCTGGACTTAGCTGGGCAGAatagtggaagtgggaaaaaaGAAGCAATATCTAGAGCACTATGTGAGAAATCTTATTTGCTGCTTTTTGACGGGTTCTCTCCATCAATTGAGCTTGAGGACATTGGAATCTCTGAAGAACACGAGCACGGGAAAGTCATCATTGAAGCTAAAGACCCATATCTCCTGAAGAATTTTAAATGCCACAAAAAAATCGAATTAGAGAAGCTATCACCCCAAGATTCAAGGATATTGTTTGATAAGATCATTGCTGATGAAAAACTTTGTGAAGAAAACAGAGATCTAGGTGACATGATCGTTGAGGAGCTTGGTGGGCTTCCAGGAGTCATCATATCCATAGCACGATCGCTGAAATGCGAACAAGAAGATTGCTGGGAAGGTTTGAATCAAAGATTGAAAGCAGATGTTAATGTCATTGACCTTCCGGAATTAGGAGGAGTAAAACTGGCTTTTCATATAGCCTATGATAACTTGAAAGAGAATGATCGAAAGTGCGTACTTTATGCAGCATTGTTTCCGAAAGTGTTCCCAATTCCCATAGATATTTTGGTCGAATGTTGGAAAGCTGAAGGATTTCTATGGTGTCCTGGTTCTTCATTTGCTGCTGCACGCAGCGAAGGACGCACTGTACTCAACGAGCTGACAATGCATCATCTCTTGCAGAAATGCTCTAAACGGCATGCCAAGATGCCAATAAACTGCAGGAGAGTTGCACTTGAAACACCTTTTCCTGGGGAGGAACGTGAAACATCATTTGTCAAGTCAGGAGTCCCGGGACACCTAGAAGAGGCCGAATGGAAGAAGGCTAGAAGGGTTTCTTTGATGCAAAGTAAATCAGTAAAGTTACCTGTCAACCCAGAATCTAAGCGCATGTCAACGCTATTTCTGCTACTCAATCCAGAATTGGAAATCATTCAGGATTCATTCTTCAGAAATATGAAGACACTTCGAGTTTTGGCACTGAATAGCTTGGGAATGAAATTGCTGCCCACCTGTCTCTCTTCCCTGACAGCGCTTCAGAGTTTATACCTCAACAATTGTGGTAAATTACAACAGCTCCCACCTGGAATACGGAAACTCAAAAAGCTCGAAGTTCTTGATATTCGAGGCACTTTAATCCGCTGTTTACCAGAAGAAATTAGGAGTTTGGTTAATCTGATCTGCTTGAGGTTTTCATTGGGCCCTGGAGCGTGCAATCCCAGTCCGGACCGAGATTCTCTTGAAAGGCAAACATCGGAGACATTTTCCACAGCTAAACACCTTAACAAGCTCGAGGAGTTGACTATTGTCTTAGAAATCAACAACGGAAGCATTGACCACTTTGTTAATCGAATAAAAGCAGGGTTCTCTAAATTTGAAAATGTAACTCAATTTGAGAATGTAAATAATCGGATTGAGTTACTTCTTCAGAGGCAATATCAACCACCGCGGGGAGGGGATGTAAACTTTTCGAATTCAACTGTTCCTGTAACTCATGGTCACGATGCAACGGCAGGAATCGAGTGGCCGCGATCAGACAACGAG